The DNA sequence TCCAGGAATAGATCGTAAAATATGGTGTTGCACATCCTCAGGTAAGCTCGTAGATAAACCTTGTACATACACTTCTTGCGTATTTCTTCCTTCAGGTTCTAAGAAAATTTGGTGTCTAGGCTTATCATTAAAACGAACAATTTTATCTTCAATTGATGGACAATAACGCGGACCAGTTCCTTCAATCATACCTGAGTACATTGGTGAGCGGTCTAAATTACTATTAATAATACTGTGAGTCTCATCATTCGTATACGTTAACCAACATGGTAACTGGTCTGTTATATACTTCGTCGTTTCATATGAAAATGCTCTCGGAACTTCATCACCAGGTTGTATTTCTGTTTTACTATAATCAATAGTTTGACTATTTACTCTTGGAGGAGTTCCTGTTTTAAAGCGAACCATCTCGAAGCCAAGCTCTTGTAGATGATAAGATAAATTTACCGAAGGCTGTTGATTATTAGGACCACTTTCATAAGATAAATCACCAATAATCACTTTCCCTCTTAAATATGTGCCTGTTGTAATAACAACTGACTTGGCATAGTACTCCGCTCCAGTTTGTGTAATAACACCTGTCACTTTATCATTTTCAATAATAAGTCGCTCTACCATTCCTTGACGTAGTAATAAATTTTCCGTTTCTTCTATCGTTTTTTTCATTTCGTGTTGATATAAAAACTTGTCAGCTTGTGCTCGCAACGCTCGAACCGCCGGACCTTTCCCGGTATTTAGCATTCTCATTTGAATATGCGTTTTATCGATATTTTTCGCCATTTCTCCGCCTAAAGCATCAACTTCTCGTACAACAATACCTTTTGCTGGACCTCCAACAGACGGATTACAAGGCATGTAAGCAACAGCATCTAAATTTAATGTGAGCATTAATGTATTGGCACCCATTCGTGCTGCAGCTAAACCAGCTTCGACTCCAGCATGACCAGCACCTATGACAATGACATCATATTCGCCTCCGTGATAACTCATCTTTCAACTCTCCTTCTTCAATTATTTCCCTAAGCAAAACTGAGAAAATAATTGATCAATTAAACTTTCATGAACACTTTCCCCTATTACTTCTCCTAATAGTTCCCAAGTTTTCGTTATATCAATTTGAATCATATCAATAGGTAGTCCTGCATCAATTGCTTCTAAAGCTTCACTGACAGATCGCAATGCTTCTTGGAGTAAGGTGATATGTCTCGTATTAGACACGTACGTTAAATCCGTAGTTTCAATATCACCTTGGAAAAATAACACTTTAATAGCTTCCTCTAGTTCGTCTACTCCTTCATCTTTAATTAAAGATGTGGAAACAATCGGAGCTTCATTCGCTAGCTGCTTTACTCGCTCCATATTAATTTTCCGTTCCAAATCGGTTTTATTAATAATAATGATTCTTTCTTTTCCTTTACTAATATGAAATAATTCCTCATCTGACTCTGTTAATTCCTCATTATAATTTAGTACAAGCAACACTAACTCAGCGTCTCCTACTACCTTTCTTGATCTTTCCACACCTATTTTTTCAACGACATCATCTGTCTCTCTTATCCCAGCTGTATCAAGTAATCTAAGGGGCACCCCTCGTACATTTACGTATTCTTCAATGACATCTCTCGTCGTACCCGCAATTTCAGTTACAATTGCCTTATTATCATGCACGAGATTATTTAATAAGGAAGATTTACCGACATTAG is a window from the Evansella cellulosilytica DSM 2522 genome containing:
- the mnmG gene encoding tRNA uridine-5-carboxymethylaminomethyl(34) synthesis enzyme MnmG — protein: MSYHGGEYDVIVIGAGHAGVEAGLAAARMGANTLMLTLNLDAVAYMPCNPSVGGPAKGIVVREVDALGGEMAKNIDKTHIQMRMLNTGKGPAVRALRAQADKFLYQHEMKKTIEETENLLLRQGMVERLIIENDKVTGVITQTGAEYYAKSVVITTGTYLRGKVIIGDLSYESGPNNQQPSVNLSYHLQELGFEMVRFKTGTPPRVNSQTIDYSKTEIQPGDEVPRAFSYETTKYITDQLPCWLTYTNDETHSIINSNLDRSPMYSGMIEGTGPRYCPSIEDKIVRFNDKPRHQIFLEPEGRNTQEVYVQGLSTSLPEDVQHHILRSIPGLEGVTMMRPGYAIEYDAIVPTQLWPSLETKKIEGLFTAGQINGTSGYEEAAGQGLMAGINAARKAQNKESVILKRSDAYIGVLIDDLVTKGTNEPYRLLTSRAEYRLLLRHDNADLRLTEIGHEIGLIKSERFDQFLSKKEQIEREKDRLASTIVKVTEETNQFLTEIGSSPLKEPMYGVGLLKRPEITYTHIAQIVPPLEKLDDDVAEQVEIQVKYEGYISKQLEQVDKLKKMENKKLPEDLDYHAINGLATEAKQKLSEVRPLSMAQASRVSGVNPADVSILLVYMEQGKLQKIKQ
- the mnmE gene encoding tRNA uridine-5-carboxymethylaminomethyl(34) synthesis GTPase MnmE, with amino-acid sequence MEMDTIAAISTPMGEGAIAIVRISGDEAVNIADLIYQGKKSLKEVETHTINYGYIVDPETNDKIEEVMVSVLLAPKTFTKENIIEINCHGGIISVNRILQLIISHGARLAEPGEFTKRAFLNGRIDLSQAEGVIDLIRAKTDRAMNVAMSQLEGKLSKRIQKSRQDLLETVAHVEVNIDYPEYDAEEMTLALLKEKAHDVKADIENLLQTAQQGKILRDGLSTVIIGRPNVGKSSLLNNLVHDNKAIVTEIAGTTRDVIEEYVNVRGVPLRLLDTAGIRETDDVVEKIGVERSRKVVGDAELVLLVLNYNEELTESDEELFHISKGKERIIIINKTDLERKINMERVKQLANEAPIVSTSLIKDEGVDELEEAIKVLFFQGDIETTDLTYVSNTRHITLLQEALRSVSEALEAIDAGLPIDMIQIDITKTWELLGEVIGESVHESLIDQLFSQFCLGK